Below is a window of Pseudomonadota bacterium DNA.
CGGCATCGATCTAACGCCGGAATTTATCGACGTGGCGCGGAACCTAACCGCGCGCCTTGGACTCTCCGCGCCCCCGGAGTTTGAAACAGCCAGTGCTCTCGCCATGCCGTTCGAAGACCAGACCTTCGACGCCGCAATCACCTTTCATGTGGCGATGAATATACCTGACCGCGCCGGGCTCTACACGGAGATCGCCCGGGTCCTGCGTCCGGGCGCCACGTTCTGCATCTACGACGTGATAAAACTGGGCCCGGCGATATCGCCTATCCGGCGCCCTGGGCCGAGTCGGCGGAAACCAGCCATGTCGCCAGCCCGGAGGAGACGCGAGAATATTTGCGCCAAGCGGGCTTCGAGATTGTCGAAACCGAGAACCGCCGGGATTTCGCCCTGCAATTTTTCCGTCAGCGCGTTGCCGGTAGCGCGAGTGATGGCCCGCCGCCTCTCGGCACCCATCTGCTAATGGGCGAGACATGGCGCGAAAAATTCAAAAACATGCTGCAGAACACCGAGGCCGAGCGTATCGCCCCGGTCCAAATGATCGCCCGCCGCAACTCCGGGTGACGCGACGCGACGTAGCGCCACGCACGCGCGGCGACATATTTAGCGTGAATGAGATTCGCCATCCGCGCCAATTCGTGGCACCGTTGCCATAAGAAATAGGCGATATAGCCTGGAAAAAAGACAAACTGCGGAGGGAACAATGGATAAAACAGATTTCATGAAATACGCCATCGATCTCAGTCAGCGCAAGATGAACGCGGGCGAGGGCGGCTATTGCGCCAGCATCGTGGTCAAGAAGGGCGAGATAATCGGCGAGGGTTGGAACGATGTGATCAACAACAGCGATCCGACCGGCCACTGTGAAATT
It encodes the following:
- a CDS encoding class I SAM-dependent methyltransferase, coding for MDSLENAVAQHYGADDLLARIDAGLKSSGVDPARLTLEDLAPVDEFHIGGRKATQHAVSRMSLSASDHLLDVGCGLGGAVRYISAAIGCRATGIDLTPEFIDVARNLTARLGLSAPPEFETASALAMPFEDQTFDAAITFHVAMNIPDRAGLYTEIARVLRPGATFCIYDVIKLGPAISPIRRPGPSRRKPAMSPARRRRENICAKRASRLSKPRTAGISPCNFSVSALPVARVMARRLSAPIC